The following coding sequences are from one Capsicum annuum cultivar UCD-10X-F1 chromosome 3, UCD10Xv1.1, whole genome shotgun sequence window:
- the LOC107861583 gene encoding helicase SEN1 isoform X3 has translation MSKTRRELLERWRVIEEEDEENEDDGHRFRQLKEEWFSDAFNYLISLPQQSHIWCASWDLMGPLLETFYNYYKDHRTDSPLKLLMERTSEEMRHCTQCICQYHQAQELYTTEYDPTTIGPLLDVLRTLDEERITQHLKHINNRITCREHDIVHDSGEIVSVMFEVLMFPILLDDSYLASEFETFIDAIDKTHELTLGGHQQYPGVYALLFHKGRRARTIGLRLAGRMGKLRLGFLEPPAFEEGILDRYPIFLSVVLNHISDDSPEFSCAVNCLRLLFEMLGYKLWLKTSLSPSVMRNTLLGQCFHTRNEKSHKEIFDLFQPFLQSLEALQDGEHEKQRRNLLYFLLHQVTVSSNFSLIMRKKACQIALFIVHRGYTMNPPSPPYECAHMWGPSLVSSLKDSSLHSSLRQPAFDVIQTIIVSDASALITSILKYQLATSAERCLPFQLDEEEGQGNMFGCDFEENDVSCWNEFSSQADITSDLCGDWMCIPMLWFEILVEIDPSILPISFAKAVFWALSRLSLLESDNDSDMTPSVGHWLRTCGSDISHVFNWKVPSGSNDGGEGVESKNSIKVSTKCIPLIRLFKRSTAHFIIRMEQGELRKQWTWEPMISDSLILLLVDPNDNARHVGRCILEQLSNTRGLTSGLQFLCSSPSSLVATFTGIRHALKLVQLDCVLSEFQTLHHFFFVMCKLIKEGNSCSQPLVGKSCEDVGISKFSSQGGFLKQPVLQAQNEHMDAHNAVVSSILWEKFCCLLSEMAWISVQKCLAAGKVFIGQKSSQMTCIRLLETLPVVFGRLCREPTAVLNNAVTQCLRDLIDWGHSPLPVVVRYWKDALISLLILIKESCCGVPASLAADFEKLISCDNIPMNEMTKQVAQLSVSLVDGSYTDLKKTNVDSKCLPGEEFILADNSAKPFSRMGKRMHVPDSKRFVDKEISNLIVHSGDDRETDASVGADINSCVNFDPKLVGHIAGKVVYSDPVKEIDSRKISQPVDLCLDLDIPRFELNAVQAGKDSPLVNSKAMEPKSEETDIKCRLNYLNLNSKENSSLTSELHSSLGSSSYGGASTKENDGEWVIKTNDAVLKELVSENRGDQESAFLVSARRQRSFSIKTSLSGPKRKVIQLSLPVENRSNALRLDDGVKRFKTVRLDDWYRPILEFNYFSTVGLTSAGEGNNDSLSKLKEVPVCFQSVDEYVEIFRPLILEEFKAQLQSSFQEMTSPEEMSCGSLSVMSVERIDDFHFIRCVHEDVDSSGSKSCSDNDLILLTRQPLRNSCPDIHMVGKVEKREKDCKRRSSILLIRLYLQNKPYLMRARKFLVERSKWCISRLMTITSQLREFQALSGIRGIPLLPVILNPTCYDHYKHHGESFNKLSRPLQQVLKSAYNDSQLQAISSAIGPFDPKKDFQLSLIQGPPGTGKTRVIVAIVSSLLSFAQVDGKRSSNGGLKSTGVSGTASRQRVCQAAAVARAWQDAALARQLNDDLENDKLMGNCSKRRILICAQSNAAVDELVSRITSEGLYGSDGTMYKPYIVRVGNTKTVHPNSLPFFIDTLVDHRIAEEKMNATDSKNDADEDTLTCLRSNLEKLVDTIKCYEAKRASLRDGNSDSNCLLEGDTDKANNAREMSDAEVEAKLRILYEKKKSIYMDLAAAQARERKANEETKALRHKLRKAILKEAEIVVTTLSGCGGDLYGVCAASMSGQRFSSSSEGVLFDAVVIDEAAQALEPASLIPLQLLKSKGTRCVMVGDPKQLPATVLSNIASKFSFQCSMFERLQRAGYPVNMLTQQYRMHPDICRFPSFHFYDGKLVDGDQLSSKVASFHGTKALGPYVFFDVVDGKELHDKKSGTLSLYNESEADAAVEVLRFFKRRFPSEFVGGRIGIITPYRCQLSLLRSRFSSAFGSSITADMEFNTVDGFQGREVDIVILSTVRAFEACSNATQVNSSRIGFVADVRRMNVALTRAKLSLWIMGNTRTLRTNQNWAALVKDAKERELVMSLKRPYNATFKSYDQEKHFTLEKPENCTRKLKHVKAAEATCEHGDRQKKNVKHVTERKRKDTSFGAPFDTPIRVDLYGKNVEGVQRSKDESSLLLKKDLNNYDGRNSKSARILLGENQPESSESCEKISKKHGKERKAHGLHGKQCDSLDSNLGNSKKSGSDYHKHSVSVASERFQVPSERDDKLQNTRGWKNPAKTTVMQKNVEAEVEACNQVKKPDHMISERKQQRDAVDALLSSALISSNKSRSSLRSLPAKRTSSPNAGGPPIRPPKKNKLRLKGSLGGSFLPHHPSLFLCLLCTQQLCQAKL, from the exons ATGTCGAAGACGAGGAGAGAGCTGTTGGAGCGATGGAGGGTCATCGAAGAAGAAGACGAGGAAAACGAAGACGACGGACATCGTTTCCGGCAGCTCAAAGAAGAATGGTTTTCAGATGCATTCAACTACTTGATTTCTTTGCCCCAACAATCTCATATTTGGTGTGCTTCCTGGGACCTCATGGGACCTCTTCTCGAGACTTTCTATAATTATTACAAGGATCATCGAACTGATTCTCCCTTAAAGCTCCTAATGGAAAGAACCTCTGAGGAAATGCGCCACTGCACTCAATGCATATGTCAATACCATCAAGCCCAAGAGCTTTACACTACAGAATATGACCCAACAACCATTGGTCCTCTTCTTGATGTCTTGCGCACTCTTGATGAGGAAAGAATCACTCAGCATCTCAAGCACATTAATAACAGAATTACATGTCGAGAGCACGACATAGTCCATGACAGTGGAGAAATAGTCAGCGTCATGTTTGAG GTTTTGATGTTCCCGATTTTGTTAGATGATTCTTATTTGGCAAGTGAATTTGAAACATTCATTGACGCTATCGATAAAACTCATGAACTGACCCTGGGTGGACACCAGCAGTATCCG GGAGTTTACGCATTACTTTTCCATAAAGGACGAAGAGCTCGTACCATCGGTTTACGACTGGCTGGACGCATGGGTAAATTGAG GCTTGGATTCTTGGAGCCTCCAGCTTTTGAAGAAGGCATTTTAGATCGCTATCCCATTTTTCTGAGTGTTGTTCTCAATCATATCAGTGATGATTCGCCAGAGTTTTCTTGTGCAGTTAATTGTCTGAGATTATTGTTTGAGATGCTTG GATATAAGCTTTGGTTGAAGACTTCACTATCTCCAAGTGTGATGCGCAATACACTATTGGGTCAGTGTTTCCACACTCGAAATGAGAAAAGCCATAAGGAAATCTTTGATCTTTTCCAGCCTTTTCTACAG TCCCTTGAAGCTTTACAAGATGGAGAACACGAAAAGCAACGGagaaatcttctttattttctcctgCATCAAGTTACCGTGAGCAGTAACTTTAGCTTGATCATGAGAAAAAAGGCTTGCCAG ATAGCTCTTTTCATAGTTCACCGAGGTTATACTATGAACCCGCCTTCTCCGCCATATGAATGCGCACATATGTG GGGACCTTCCCTTGTATCCTCTCTGAAGGATTCGTCACTTCACAGTTCTCTTCGTCAACCTGCATTTGATGTTATTCAAACTATTATAGTCTCTGATGCTTCTGCTCTGATAACTTCAATTCTGAAGTATCAACTTGCTACTAGTGCCGAAAGATGCTTGCCATTCCAGCTTGATGAAGAAGAGGGCCAAGGAAATATGTTTGGTTgtgattttgaagaaaatgatgtcAGTTGTTGGAACGAATTTAGTTCTCAAGCTGATATAACATCAGATCTCTGTGGGGATTGGATGTGCATCCCAATGTTGTGGTTTGAGATTTTAGTTGAAATTGATCCGTCGATTCTTCCAATATCATTTGCTAAGGCTGTTTTCTGGGCTTTGTCACGCCTTTCTTTACTAGAATCTGATAATGACTCGGATATGACACCTTCAGTTGGTCACTGGTTGAGAACCTGTGGTTCAGATATCTCTCATGTTTTCAATTGGAAGGTTCCATCTGGTTCAAATGATGGTGGCGAGGGAGTGGAATCTAAAAACTCCATTAAGGTCTCAACAAAGTGTATACCTCTAATTAGGCTTTTCAAGAG GTCAACTGCTCATTTCATCATCAGAATGGAGCAAGGGGAGCTAAGGAAGCAGTGGACATGGGAGCCCATGATTAGTGACAGTTTGATTCTTCTGCTTGTGGATCCCAACGAC AATGCTAGACATGTTGGTCGGTGTATTCTTGAACAACTTTCAAATACACGAGGCCTAACTAGTGGACTGCAGTTTCTTTGCTCCAGCCCATCATCACTCGTAGCTACCTTTACAGGGATAAGACATGCTCTAAAGCTG GTTCAGTTGGACTGCGTTCTATCAGAATTTCAGACTTTGCATCATTTCTTTTTTGTTATGTGCAAACTAATAAAAGAAGGGAATTCATGTAGCCAACCTCTAGTCGGAAAATCTTGTGAGGACGTTGGTATCTCGAAGTTTTCTTCTCAAGGGGGATTCTTAAAGCAGCCAGTGCTTCAAGCTCAAAATGAGCACATGGATGCACATAACGCAGTTGTCAGTTCCATTTTATGGGAGAAATTTTGTTGCTTACTCTCAGAAATGGCTTGGATTTCGGTCCAGAAGTGCTTGGCAGCTGGGAAGGTTTTTATAGGTCAAAAATCATCTCAG ATGACCTGCATCAGATTATTAGAGACCCTTCCTGTTGTTTTTGGAAGGCTTTGCCGAGAACCGACTGCAGTCCTTAATAATGCAGTGACGCAATGTCTTCGGGATCTGATAGATTGGGGTCATTCACCACTTCCAGTAGTGGTCAGATATTGGAAAGATGCTTTAATTTCattgttgattttgattaaaGAATCATGCTGTGGTGTCCCTGCTTCATTAGCTGCAGATTTTGAGAAACTTATTTCATGTG ATAATATTCCAATGAATGAGATGACCAAGCAAGTTGCTCAGCTTTCTGTTTCACTTGTGGATGGGAGTTACACTGACTTGAAAAAAACTAATGTTGATTCCAAATGTTTGCCTGGGGAAGAATTTATTCTTGCCGACAACTCTGCCAAGCCTTTTAGTAGGATGGGTAAAAGAATGCATGTTCCAGACTCAAAAAGATTTGTGGATAAGGAAATAAGTAATTTGATAGTTCATTCAGGTGATGATAGAGAAACAGATGCTTCTGTTGGTGCAGATATCAATTCTTGTGTCAACTTTGATCCTAAACTTGTTGGCCATATTGCTGGGAAAGTTGTGTATTCTGATCCTGTGAAAGAAATTGACTCCAGGAAGATTTCTCAGCCAGTTGATCTTTGTCTGGATCTGGATATCCCAAGATTTGAATTAAATGCAGTACAGGCGGGAAAGGATTCGCCTCTTGTCAATTCAAAAGCTATGGAGCCTAAGAGCGAGGAAACTGATATCAAGTGCcgtttaaattatttaaatctgAATTCCAAAGAAAATAGTTCTCTCACCTCTGAGCTTCATTCTTCTCTTGGGAGCTCATCTTATGGAGGTGCAAGTACGAAAGAGAATGATGGGGAATGGGTTATAAAAACTAATGATGCAGTCTTGAAAGAGCTCGTAAGCGAAAATAGAGGTGATCAGGAGTCGGCTTTCCTCGTTTCAGCTAGACGTCAACGATCATTCTCCATAAAAACAAGTCTCTCTGGTCCGAAAAGGAAagtcattcaactcagcttaccGGTTGAAAATCGGTCTAACGCTTTGAGATTGGATGATGGAGTAAAAAGATTTAAAACTGTGAGGCTTGATGATTGGTATAGACCTATTCTAGAGTTCAATTACTTCTCAACAGTTGGTTTGACAAGTGCAGGCGAAGGAAATAATGATAGTTTGAGTAAATTAAAGGAGGTTCCTGTTTGTTTCCAATCTGTTGATGAATATGTTGAAATTTTTCGTCCTCTCATATTGGAGGAGTTCAAGGCACAACTGCAGAGTTCCTTTCAGGAGATGACTTCTCCAGAAGAGATGTCTTGCGGCAGTCTTTCTGTAATGTCAGTCGaaagaattgatgattttcacTTTATTCGCTGTGTTCACGAGGATGTTGATTCATCTGGTTCTAAAAGCTGCTCAGACAATGATCTTATTTTGCTTACAAGACAGCCTCTGAGGAATTCTTGTCCTGATATTCACATGGTTGGAAAG GTTGAAAAGCGTGAAAAAGATTGTAAGAGGAGATCAAGCATCCTACTCATCAGGTTGTACTTGCAAAATAAACCTTATCTGATGCGAGCTCGAAAGTTTCTTGTTGAGAGAAGCAAATGGTGCATTAGTCGCCTAatgaccataacttctcaactcAGAGAATTTCAAGCATTGTCGGGCATTAGGGGAATCCCTTTGCTTCCTGTTATCTTGAACCCCACCTGTTATGATCATTATAAACATCACGGCGAGAGTTTCAATAAACTATCTAGACCTCTGCAGCAAGTCCTCAAATCGGCATATAATGACAGTCAACTGCAAGCTATCAGTTCTGCTATTGGACCTTTTGATCCTAAAAAGGATTTCCAATTATCCCTAATACAGGGTCCTCCAG GTACGGGGAAGACCCGGGTGATTGTGGCTATTGTCAGTTCGTTGCTTTCTTTCGCCCAAGTGGACggcaagagatcatcaaatggaGGCCTAAAGTCTACTGGAGTGTCTGGCACTGCTTCAAGACAGCGTGTTTGTCAAGCTGCAGCTGTTGCTAGGGCATGGCAGGACGCAGCCTTGGCTAGACAACTCAACGATGATTTAGAGAATGATAAACTAATGGGAAACTGCAGTAAAAGAAGAATACTCATCTGTGCACAATCAAATGCTGCAGTAGACGAACTAGTTTCCAGAATAACCAGTGAAGGCCTTTATGGAAGTGATGGGACCATGTACAAACCTTATATCGTTAGAGTAGGTAATACGAAAACAGTTCATCCTAATTCATTGCCGTTCTTCATTGATACACTTGTTGATCACCGCATAGCTGAGGAGAAAATGAATGCAACCGATTCAAAGAATGATGCCGATGAGGATACTTTGACATGCTTGCGGTCTAATCTTGAGAAGTTGGTTGATACTATCAAATGTTACGAAGCTAAAAGAGCTAGTTTACGGGATGGAAATTCTGATTCCAACTGTTTATTGGAAGGAGACACTGATAAAGCAAATAATGCAAGGGAAATGTCTGATGCAGAAGTTGAAGCAAAGCTTAGAATATTATATGAGAAGAAGAAATCAATATACATGGATCTCGCTGCTGCTCAGGCACGGGAGAGGAAAGCTAATGAGGAAACAAAAGCTCTTAGACACAAATTAAGGAAGGCTATACTAAAAGAGGCTGAGATTGTGGTGACTACACTGAGTGGCTGTGGTGGAGATCTATATGGGGTTTGTGCAGCATCTATGTCTGGCCAGAGGTTTAGTAGTTCATCTGAGGGTGTCCTATTTGATGCAGTTGTGATTGATGAAGCTGCTCAA GCTCTGGAACCCGCTTCCCTCATACCACTTCAACTATTAAAATCAAAGGGAACTAGATGTGTGATG GTGGGTGATCCAAAGCAGCTTCCAGCCACAGTTCTCTCCAACATTGCCAGCAAATTTTCTTTCCAATGTAGCATGTTTGAACGCTTGCAAAGGGCTGGTTATCCTGTTAACATGCTCACACAGCAG TATAGGATGCACCCAGACATATGCCGCTTTCCTTCTTTCCATTTTTATGATGGTAAGTTGGTTGATGGAGACCAGTTATCCAGCAAAGTTGCATCATTTCATGGGACTAAGGCCCTAGGTCCCTATGTCTTCTTTGATGTTGTGGATGGGAAGGAGCTCCATGATAAAAAATCTGGCACATTATCCCTCTACAACGAGAGTGAGGCTGATGCTGCAGTTGAAGTGTTAAGATTTTTCAAGAGAAG GTTTCCTTCCGAGTTTGTTGGTGGAAGAATTGGTATTATAACTCCTTATCGGTGTCAGCTTTCTCTGTTACGCTCACGGTTTTCAAGTGCATTTGGATCTTCTATCACCGCTGACATGGAGTTCAATACAGTCGATGGTTTTCAAGGTCGAGAAGTTGATATAGTTATACTCTCCACAGTGAGGGCATTCGAGGCATGCTCGAATGCAACACAGGTTAATTCTAGCCGTATTGGTTTTGTGGCCGATGTAAGGCGGATGAATGTTGCTTTGACTAGGGCAAAACTTTCTTTGTGGATCATGGGGAACACAAGGACATTGCGGACGAACCAGAACTGGGCAGCTCTAGTGAAGGATGCAAAAGAACGAGAGTTAGTGATGTCACTTAAAAGACCATATAATGCTACTTTTAAATCATATGATCAGGAGAAACACTTCACTTTAGAGAAACCAGAAAATTGTACAAGGAAGTTGAAGCatgttaaagcagctgaagcTACATGTGAGCATGGGGATAGACAAAAGAAGAACGTAAAGCATGTGacagaaaggaaaagaaaagacaCCAGCTTTGGAGCTCCATTTGACACTCCAATACGTGTTGATCTGTATGGAAAAAATGTTGAGGGAGTACAAAGATCTAAAGATGAAAGTAGTCTTTTGTTGAAAAAGGATCTCAATAATTATGATGGCAGAAATAGTAAGAGTGCGCGAATTTTACTTGGGGAAAATCAACCAGAATCAAGTGAAAGTTGCGAAAAGATCAGTAAGAAGCACGGGAAAGAGAGGAAAGCTCACGGGCTTCACGGAAAACAATGTGACAGCTTGGATAGTAACTTGGGGAATTCAAAAAAGTCAGGGAGTGATTACCATAAACATTCTGTATCTGTTGCATCTGAAAGATTTCAAGTACCTTCAGAACGTGATGATAAATTGCAGAATACGAGAGGTTGGAAGAACCCTGCTAAGACAACTGTTATGCAGAAGAATGTGGAAGCCGAGGTTGAAGCTTGTAATCAAGTTAAAAAACCTGATCACATGATATCAGAGAGGAAGCAACAACGTGATGCTGTTGATGCTCTTCTTTCTTCAGCACTAATATCTTCGAACAAGTCTAGGTCTTCACTAAGATCTTTGCCTGCCAAAAGGACGAGTTCACCAAATGCTGGAGGCCCTCCAATTAGACCACCTAAGAAAAATAAG